From the genome of Terriglobales bacterium, one region includes:
- a CDS encoding LysR family transcriptional regulator, whose product MDFDQLTTFVEVAKLGSFSRAGQKVFRSQSAVSAQIRQLEEEYGEKLLDRAGKTVRLTPAGEVFFEYAQRLLNLRRESLRAVADQGNAPRGVLAIGANEATCLYVLPDVFAEYSRLYPDVQISIYRNFSRKILERIDDGSIDVGIATLPVKAPSLHIHPIFRDRLMLMVDAKNPLAKRSAVPVSVVADQPLIFPKTGFTRQILDRLFRPFQSQLQIRMELPSVGMIKGFVAAGLGVSIISASFARDEVRSGQVKLIPLEDCDLWRELGVIYRKDRSLPRSATAFIELIMQTTAKKFGTSRAADS is encoded by the coding sequence ATGGACTTCGATCAGCTCACAACCTTTGTCGAGGTTGCCAAGCTCGGTAGTTTTTCGCGCGCGGGCCAGAAAGTCTTCCGCTCGCAGTCGGCGGTGAGCGCGCAGATCCGCCAACTGGAGGAGGAGTACGGCGAAAAGCTTCTCGACCGCGCCGGCAAAACCGTGCGTCTGACCCCCGCAGGTGAAGTCTTCTTCGAGTATGCCCAGCGCCTGCTGAATCTGCGGCGCGAATCCTTGCGCGCGGTCGCCGACCAGGGGAATGCCCCGCGCGGCGTCCTCGCCATCGGCGCCAACGAGGCGACCTGCCTCTACGTCCTGCCCGATGTCTTTGCCGAATATTCGCGCCTCTACCCCGACGTGCAGATCAGCATCTACCGCAACTTTAGCAGGAAAATTCTGGAGCGCATTGACGATGGCTCCATCGACGTGGGCATCGCCACCTTGCCGGTTAAGGCGCCCAGCCTGCACATCCATCCTATTTTCCGCGACCGTCTCATGCTGATGGTCGATGCCAAAAATCCGCTGGCTAAGCGCTCTGCAGTTCCGGTGAGCGTGGTCGCCGACCAACCTCTGATTTTTCCCAAGACCGGCTTCACTCGCCAGATCCTTGATCGTCTGTTCCGGCCGTTTCAGTCGCAATTGCAGATACGTATGGAACTGCCCAGCGTGGGCATGATCAAGGGATTTGTCGCTGCCGGGCTGGGAGTCTCCATCATCAGCGCCAGCTTTGCGCGCGACGAGGTTCGTTCCGGACAGGTGAAGTTGATTCCGCTGGAGGATTGCGATCTGTGGCGCGAATTGGGTGTCATCTACCGCAAGGACCGCAGCCTCCCCCGCTCCGCCACCGCATTCATTGAGCTCATCATGCAAACTACCGCCAAGAAATTCGGCACCAGCCGCGCTGCAGATAGTTAA
- a CDS encoding glucosidase: MATTSEQKRLDDMRELEAAWRFWGPYLSERQWGTVREDYSANGDAWSYFTHDQARSRAYRWGEDGIAGFCDEKQRLCFALALWNGEDPILKERLFGLTNAEGNHGEDVKEYYFYLDSTPTHSYMKYLYKYPQHPYPYDDLVKTNTKRARTEMEYELLDTGVFDDDRYFDVFVEYAKESAHDILIRITACNRGPDAATLHILPTLWFRNTWSWAGESKPQLEQLEGRKSSGIRVVHPTLGERFLYCDAAVPLLFTENETNNERLFHTPNTSPYVKDGINNFIVEGDIKAVNPQKTGTKAAAHYQIEVPANGSRDVCLRLTSLAPALLSQSYPGGDPLGKHFDTIFAKRLQEADDFYASITPPALNDDQKSVMRQALAGMLWTKQYYYFDLERWLDEHGVDAVSGKGARTRNTQWFHMINDDVISMPDKWEYPWYAAWDLAFHTVALSMVDLDFAKQQLDLMLREVYLHPNGQIPAYEWNFGDVNPPVHAWATYYLYQLEREMRGQGDVEFLKHAFQKLLLNFTWWVNRKDCEGRNVFEGGFLGLDNIGVFDRSSALPTGGYLEQADGTAWMAFFCQTMCEIAFELATLDDAYEPMVLKFIEHFFWIAGAMDRVGINVDEMWDEEDGFFYDLLRLPDGEAARIKVRSLVGLLPFCAVTLVHKAALDKFPSIATRVKKFLDKRPDLVANIHPVDKPGQAGRRLLAIMDEKKLRRVLGRMLDEERFLGDYGIRSLSRWHLDHPYVLKVHEEEYSVQYMPAESNNGMFGGNSNWRGPIWFPINLLILRALLVYYQYYGDDFRVECPTGSGQLMTLGDIAFELGGRLAKIFLRDRAGKRAVYGGSEKFQNDPHWRDHILFYEYFHGDNGAGLGASHQTGWTGAVARLIQMLGAATRQDFLEDKGKAVATRIYAGGSLAVAS; encoded by the coding sequence ATGGCCACAACGTCGGAGCAAAAACGACTGGACGATATGCGGGAACTTGAGGCCGCATGGCGGTTTTGGGGTCCGTATCTGAGTGAGCGGCAGTGGGGCACGGTGCGCGAAGACTACAGTGCCAATGGTGATGCCTGGAGCTACTTTACCCACGACCAAGCACGTTCTCGTGCCTATCGCTGGGGCGAAGATGGGATAGCCGGGTTCTGCGACGAAAAGCAACGACTGTGTTTTGCCCTGGCTCTATGGAATGGAGAGGATCCTATCCTGAAGGAACGCCTGTTCGGGCTAACCAATGCCGAGGGCAATCACGGCGAGGACGTCAAGGAATACTACTTCTACCTGGACTCGACTCCCACGCACTCCTACATGAAGTATTTGTACAAGTATCCACAACATCCCTATCCATATGACGACCTGGTAAAGACGAACACCAAACGAGCTCGAACAGAGATGGAGTACGAGCTGCTGGATACCGGAGTGTTTGACGATGATCGTTACTTCGACGTGTTTGTGGAATATGCGAAAGAGTCGGCTCACGATATTCTGATTCGGATTACGGCATGCAACCGCGGTCCGGATGCGGCGACACTGCATATCTTGCCCACGCTGTGGTTCCGTAATACCTGGTCATGGGCAGGAGAGAGTAAGCCCCAGCTGGAGCAACTGGAGGGGCGGAAGTCTTCGGGAATTCGGGTGGTACACCCAACCCTGGGTGAACGGTTCTTGTACTGCGATGCCGCCGTTCCTTTGCTGTTTACGGAGAATGAAACCAATAATGAACGGCTCTTCCATACTCCGAATACCAGTCCGTACGTGAAAGACGGGATCAACAATTTCATCGTTGAAGGAGATATCAAGGCGGTAAATCCGCAAAAGACCGGCACCAAAGCAGCAGCGCATTATCAGATCGAAGTTCCTGCAAACGGCAGCCGGGATGTGTGTTTACGCTTGACTAGCCTTGCTCCGGCCTTGCTTTCTCAGTCCTATCCCGGCGGTGATCCGCTTGGAAAGCACTTCGATACGATTTTCGCCAAGCGTCTGCAGGAGGCGGACGATTTTTACGCCTCCATCACTCCCCCAGCACTGAACGACGATCAGAAATCCGTGATGCGGCAGGCGTTGGCGGGAATGCTCTGGACAAAGCAGTACTACTATTTCGATCTGGAGCGCTGGCTGGATGAGCATGGTGTGGATGCGGTGTCCGGCAAAGGCGCCCGCACACGCAACACGCAGTGGTTTCATATGATCAATGACGACGTGATCTCTATGCCGGACAAATGGGAGTATCCCTGGTACGCAGCATGGGATCTGGCGTTTCACACGGTGGCGTTGTCAATGGTTGATCTTGATTTTGCCAAGCAGCAGCTCGACCTGATGTTGCGCGAGGTGTATCTGCATCCGAACGGCCAGATTCCGGCCTATGAATGGAATTTTGGCGATGTAAATCCTCCGGTGCACGCCTGGGCGACCTACTATCTTTACCAACTGGAACGTGAAATGCGCGGGCAAGGTGACGTGGAATTCTTGAAACACGCCTTTCAAAAGTTGCTGCTGAATTTCACCTGGTGGGTCAATCGGAAGGACTGTGAGGGGAGAAATGTCTTTGAGGGGGGCTTCCTGGGGCTGGACAACATTGGCGTATTCGACCGGAGCTCTGCGCTACCGACGGGAGGTTACCTGGAGCAGGCAGATGGCACGGCATGGATGGCGTTCTTCTGCCAGACGATGTGCGAAATTGCTTTCGAACTGGCTACCCTGGATGACGCTTATGAACCGATGGTTCTGAAGTTCATCGAGCACTTCTTCTGGATCGCAGGCGCTATGGACCGGGTGGGAATCAATGTTGACGAGATGTGGGATGAGGAAGATGGCTTCTTCTACGACCTTTTGAGACTCCCGGATGGCGAGGCGGCACGCATCAAAGTGCGCTCCCTGGTCGGCTTACTTCCTTTCTGTGCTGTGACTCTGGTGCATAAGGCAGCCCTGGACAAGTTTCCGAGTATCGCCACGAGGGTGAAGAAGTTTCTGGATAAGAGACCAGATCTGGTTGCCAACATACATCCCGTCGATAAACCGGGCCAGGCAGGGCGCAGATTACTGGCCATCATGGATGAGAAGAAGTTGCGGCGGGTCCTTGGCCGGATGCTCGACGAAGAACGTTTTCTAGGCGACTATGGGATTCGTTCACTCTCCCGCTGGCACCTGGACCATCCTTACGTGCTGAAGGTGCATGAGGAGGAGTACAGCGTGCAGTACATGCCAGCGGAATCCAACAATGGCATGTTCGGGGGGAACTCCAATTGGCGAGGGCCGATCTGGTTCCCGATCAATCTACTGATTCTGCGAGCCTTGCTGGTTTACTACCAGTATTACGGCGATGATTTCCGGGTGGAATGCCCGACCGGCTCTGGTCAATTGATGACACTTGGCGATATTGCCTTCGAACTTGGTGGCAGGTTGGCGAAGATTTTTCTTCGCGATCGCGCTGGTAAGCGCGCGGTTTACGGAGGGAGCGAGAAATTCCAAAACGATCCACACTGGCGTGACCACATTCTGTTTTATGAATATTTCCACGGCGATAACGGCGCAGGGCTGGGAGCGAGCCATCAGACGGGTTGGACAGGCGCTGTAGCGCGGCTAATCCAGATGTTGGGCGCCGCCACGCGCCAGGATTTTCTGGAAGACAAGGGCAAGGCGGTCGCGACCCGAATTTACGCCGGGGGGAGTTTGGCGGTTGCCAGCTAG
- a CDS encoding response regulator: MPARILIADDSLTMRQQLRKFLESNREWQVCGEAVDGRDAVEKAQLLKPDVILLDLAMPQMDGLTTAKQILRHLSAVPVILYTLHSSPQLELEAGKAGIQSVVAKQDGINALSAAIKSALRTKQPQQRPSATPAILNAATPVTSGVDPDAPSASNAEPAQKEAAGGAAAVPIKTDKPFDKA; the protein is encoded by the coding sequence ATGCCTGCGCGCATTCTGATTGCCGACGATAGCTTGACCATGCGGCAGCAGTTGCGGAAATTTCTCGAATCCAATCGTGAATGGCAAGTCTGTGGCGAAGCTGTAGATGGCAGAGATGCAGTTGAGAAGGCCCAACTGCTCAAGCCTGACGTTATTCTTCTCGATCTGGCTATGCCGCAGATGGACGGACTCACTACTGCAAAACAAATCTTGCGGCACCTTTCGGCAGTTCCCGTAATTCTGTATACGCTCCATTCCAGTCCCCAGCTTGAATTGGAAGCCGGCAAGGCAGGAATTCAGTCGGTGGTCGCCAAGCAGGATGGGATTAATGCCCTTTCCGCAGCGATCAAATCAGCGTTGCGAACGAAGCAACCTCAGCAGCGACCATCAGCTACTCCCGCAATTCTGAACGCAGCCACTCCGGTCACAAGCGGGGTCGACCCTGACGCACCCAGCGCTTCAAACGCCGAGCCAGCGCAGAAGGAAGCGGCTGGCGGCGCCGCCGCCGTGCCAATCAAGACCGACAAGCCTTTCGACAAGGCCTAA
- a CDS encoding cupin domain-containing protein: MLDVILKRFEMPDETITFEKGRFDVVRLGGMTLGRARYDPGWKWSEHIAPQIGTRSCQVEHVGMVISGRGVVAMDDGRIIEMGPGDVFHIAPGHDSWVVGDEPYVSLHFLGADAYGKK; this comes from the coding sequence ATGCTTGATGTAATCCTGAAGCGATTCGAAATGCCCGATGAGACCATCACCTTCGAGAAAGGCCGCTTTGATGTGGTTCGGCTGGGTGGGATGACACTCGGCCGTGCTCGCTACGACCCCGGTTGGAAGTGGTCGGAGCACATCGCTCCGCAGATCGGTACCAGGAGCTGCCAGGTCGAGCATGTCGGCATGGTTATCTCCGGCCGCGGAGTGGTCGCTATGGACGATGGACGCATTATTGAGATGGGTCCAGGCGACGTCTTCCACATCGCACCCGGCCACGATAGCTGGGTGGTCGGCGATGAGCCTTATGTTTCGCTGCACTTTTTAGGTGCGGACGCTTACGGGAAGAAATAG
- the aqpZ gene encoding aquaporin Z, with protein sequence MSLSKRTAAEFFGTFWLVFAGCGSAVLAAAFPQLGIGFLGVAFAFGLTLLTMAFTIGHISGCHINPAVSVGLVAGKRFPAGELIPYVIAQVAGAIAAAGVLYVIASGKEGFTTAAGFASNGYAAHSPGGYSLLSCFVAEVVLTFFFLMIILGATDKRAPQGFAPIAIGLGLTLIHLVDIPVTNASVNPARSTGPAIFVGGWALAQLWLFWVAPILGAAIGGFVYSQLFGE encoded by the coding sequence ATGAGTCTCTCTAAGCGCACAGCAGCGGAATTCTTCGGAACCTTTTGGTTGGTCTTTGCAGGATGCGGCAGTGCCGTGCTGGCCGCCGCTTTTCCGCAATTGGGCATCGGTTTTCTCGGCGTTGCCTTCGCCTTCGGGCTGACCCTGCTTACCATGGCCTTCACCATCGGTCACATCTCCGGGTGTCATATCAATCCGGCAGTTTCCGTCGGCCTGGTGGCGGGAAAGCGCTTCCCTGCGGGTGAGCTGATTCCCTACGTGATTGCCCAGGTTGCCGGCGCCATCGCTGCCGCGGGTGTGCTTTACGTCATCGCCAGCGGCAAGGAGGGTTTCACGACGGCGGCCGGCTTCGCTTCCAATGGGTATGCGGCACACTCCCCGGGCGGCTACAGTCTCTTATCCTGCTTTGTAGCCGAGGTGGTGTTGACTTTCTTCTTCCTGATGATCATCCTTGGTGCGACTGATAAGCGGGCTCCCCAGGGTTTTGCCCCTATCGCCATCGGACTGGGCCTTACTCTGATCCACCTCGTCGATATACCGGTGACGAATGCTTCAGTCAACCCGGCTCGCAGCACTGGTCCCGCCATCTTTGTCGGAGGTTGGGCCCTGGCTCAGCTGTGGTTATTCTGGGTGGCCCCCATCCTGGGAGCTGCAATTGGAGGCTTCGTCTACAGCCAACTCTTCGGAGAATAG
- a CDS encoding CHAD domain-containing protein, producing MTANTKNKKNNGIGYWMAEVLKEADKAATDFSADPVHDLRVAIRRCRSMADGFRALDPAPAWRKMKKAGKAVFSSLGELRDVQVMHEWVQKLGSEDDLVTQRLIDHCVRRERELKHHAAAALHSFDRKQWSEWAVELEQRARRFRPGGDLFQVVALERLQEAYQLHRVAMRNRSKTAYHAVRIGLKKFRYMVENFLPAPHQAWGKDLKELQDLLGEVHDLDVLEDTAQQIGAYASSKGRARWRKRIREERDLRLKRYREKMVGRSSLWIVWRAGLPTGERLKKAIERKLRIWAAFLDPDPLHTQRVLRISLQLHDGLRRFGLLPEASDGIPCRDLLKTAVWGHEVGRAKSAQGHHKRSQRLIAELDLPPGWSREQLQMAALIARYHRGALPHTDHRLFQELTPEHKRMVKSLAGVLRLADAFDNPHNGLAHDVKLEKLSNCVLVRAPGYRADSRRAEKLAAARHLLETSCGVPILIRKARPAVRATPQAK from the coding sequence ATGACAGCCAACACGAAAAACAAGAAGAACAACGGTATCGGCTACTGGATGGCAGAGGTGTTGAAGGAGGCTGATAAGGCCGCAACCGATTTTTCAGCCGATCCGGTGCATGATTTGCGGGTAGCGATTCGCCGATGCCGCTCGATGGCAGACGGTTTTCGCGCGCTCGATCCGGCGCCGGCATGGCGGAAAATGAAGAAAGCCGGCAAGGCGGTTTTCAGCAGCCTGGGAGAACTGCGCGATGTCCAGGTCATGCACGAATGGGTTCAGAAACTGGGCAGCGAAGATGATCTGGTGACGCAGCGGCTGATCGACCACTGCGTCCGCCGGGAACGCGAGTTGAAACACCATGCGGCCGCTGCCTTGCACAGCTTCGATCGCAAGCAATGGTCGGAGTGGGCGGTGGAGTTGGAGCAGCGTGCGCGCCGTTTCCGTCCCGGCGGCGACTTATTCCAGGTGGTTGCGCTCGAGAGATTGCAGGAAGCCTACCAACTGCATCGGGTAGCCATGCGTAACCGCAGCAAGACGGCCTATCATGCCGTGCGCATCGGGTTAAAGAAATTCCGCTACATGGTGGAGAACTTCCTGCCTGCGCCCCACCAGGCGTGGGGCAAGGACTTGAAAGAACTCCAGGACCTGCTGGGTGAAGTGCACGATCTGGATGTGCTGGAAGATACGGCCCAACAGATTGGAGCCTATGCCAGCTCCAAGGGCCGCGCTCGCTGGCGAAAGCGCATCCGCGAGGAACGGGACTTACGACTGAAGAGATATCGCGAGAAGATGGTTGGCCGCAGCTCGCTATGGATTGTCTGGCGAGCAGGGCTTCCAACGGGAGAACGGCTGAAGAAGGCTATTGAACGCAAATTGCGGATCTGGGCGGCATTTCTCGATCCTGATCCGTTGCACACGCAACGGGTGTTACGGATCAGCCTGCAGTTGCATGATGGCCTGCGCCGATTCGGTCTGTTGCCCGAAGCCAGCGACGGCATACCGTGCCGAGATCTGCTGAAGACAGCAGTATGGGGACACGAAGTGGGGCGCGCGAAAAGCGCGCAAGGTCATCACAAGCGATCGCAGAGGTTGATCGCGGAGTTGGACCTACCGCCAGGCTGGTCGCGCGAGCAGCTGCAAATGGCAGCCCTGATTGCCCGCTATCATCGCGGCGCATTACCGCATACGGATCACAGGCTTTTTCAGGAGCTTACGCCGGAACACAAACGGATGGTCAAGTCCCTCGCCGGGGTGCTGCGGCTGGCGGACGCTTTCGATAATCCCCACAATGGCCTGGCTCACGATGTGAAACTCGAGAAGCTTAGCAATTGTGTCCTTGTGCGAGCGCCGGGATACCGGGCAGATAGCCGTCGCGCGGAAAAACTGGCAGCGGCGAGGCACCTGCTGGAGACGAGCTGCGGTGTCCCCATCCTCATCCGTAAGGCGCGCCCCGCAGTGAGAGCCACGCCACAAGCCAAATAG
- a CDS encoding NAD(P)/FAD-dependent oxidoreductase — protein MMTKLDIPPSDGIVIGSGPNGLSAAIALAQAGLKVTVLEAQAILGGGARSAELTLPGFVHDPASAVHPLAVVSPFFLSLPLNQYGLEWIQPPAPFAHPLGNGRAAVAERSLEATAENLAIDGERYRRLMRPCIDAWQQTLAMASGKLPRRPWNLARFGLEGLRSAAGIARQFKTEEARALLAGSAAHSTLPLEDAGSSLIGLVLHAMAHTGGWPIPKGGAQKISDALAGYFRSLGGTVLTNTRVESLAQLPPARVILCDLTPRQLAEIASDRLPAGFHAKLLRWVYGPGAFKVDWALEAPIPWSNRGCLRAATVHIGGSLEEIIQSEEIVNRGGHPEKPFVILAQPTLFDSTRTSAGRHTAWAYCHVPNGSRFDMCERIEAQIERFAAGFRKRIMGRSVMTPAALEQSNQNLIGGDIGGGAQNLKQMIFRPTARLYMTPAKGLYLCSSSTPPGPGVHGMCGYFAAKLALRRLC, from the coding sequence ATGATGACGAAACTGGACATTCCGCCGTCAGATGGGATCGTAATAGGATCGGGTCCGAACGGGTTGTCAGCGGCCATTGCGCTGGCGCAGGCTGGGCTGAAGGTCACAGTGCTGGAAGCGCAAGCGATCCTTGGAGGCGGGGCCCGATCCGCTGAACTAACCCTTCCCGGATTTGTGCATGACCCGGCGTCTGCGGTACATCCGCTGGCGGTGGTGTCGCCATTTTTTCTGAGTCTGCCGCTGAACCAGTACGGCCTGGAGTGGATCCAGCCTCCCGCACCCTTCGCTCACCCTCTGGGCAACGGGCGCGCCGCCGTTGCGGAACGCTCGCTCGAAGCGACGGCTGAAAATCTGGCTATTGACGGAGAGCGCTATCGCCGGCTGATGCGGCCCTGCATTGATGCATGGCAGCAGACGCTGGCGATGGCTTCAGGGAAGCTGCCGCGACGGCCATGGAACCTCGCGCGCTTCGGATTGGAGGGATTGCGGTCGGCGGCAGGAATCGCGCGGCAGTTCAAAACGGAAGAAGCGCGTGCGCTATTGGCTGGGTCAGCGGCGCATTCGACGCTGCCGTTGGAAGATGCTGGCTCATCGCTGATCGGCCTGGTTCTCCATGCGATGGCACACACCGGCGGCTGGCCAATTCCTAAGGGAGGGGCACAGAAGATTTCCGATGCGCTGGCCGGCTATTTTCGTTCATTAGGAGGCACGGTTTTGACGAACACGCGAGTGGAATCTCTGGCACAACTTCCTCCTGCTCGGGTGATCCTCTGCGACCTGACTCCGCGGCAGTTGGCTGAGATTGCCAGCGACCGTCTGCCGGCTGGCTTTCATGCCAAGCTCTTGCGGTGGGTTTATGGGCCGGGAGCTTTCAAGGTCGATTGGGCGCTGGAGGCGCCGATTCCGTGGAGCAATCGGGGATGCCTGCGCGCTGCGACCGTTCATATCGGTGGCAGCCTGGAGGAGATCATCCAATCAGAAGAGATAGTGAATCGAGGAGGCCATCCTGAGAAGCCGTTCGTGATCCTGGCGCAACCTACTCTGTTTGACTCCACGAGGACGTCTGCTGGGCGTCACACTGCGTGGGCCTACTGTCATGTTCCGAATGGATCGAGGTTTGATATGTGCGAACGTATCGAGGCGCAGATCGAGCGCTTCGCTGCTGGATTTCGAAAACGGATCATGGGTCGTTCGGTAATGACCCCGGCAGCGCTCGAGCAGAGCAATCAGAACCTGATTGGCGGAGACATTGGTGGAGGGGCACAGAATTTGAAGCAGATGATTTTTCGGCCGACGGCTCGACTCTACATGACGCCGGCAAAGGGGCTGTATCTGTGCTCGTCGTCTACGCCGCCAGGCCCGGGCGTGCATGGCATGTGCGGATATTTCGCCGCGAAACTGGCGCTGCGGAGATTGTGCTAA
- a CDS encoding DUF4242 domain-containing protein codes for MPKFLIERELPGAGSLSGPELEAISQKSCTVLRNLGPQIQWLHSYVTDNKIYCVYIAPSEQLIREHASQGGFPANRISEIRNVIDPTTAEPR; via the coding sequence ATGCCGAAATTTCTGATCGAACGCGAATTGCCGGGAGCGGGTTCTCTTTCCGGTCCGGAGTTGGAAGCAATTTCCCAGAAGTCCTGCACCGTGTTGCGCAACCTTGGGCCTCAAATTCAATGGCTTCACAGCTATGTAACGGACAACAAGATTTACTGCGTTTACATCGCGCCCAGCGAACAACTGATTCGCGAGCACGCCAGCCAGGGAGGATTTCCGGCAAACCGTATCTCGGAAATCCGCAACGTCATCGATCCCACCACTGCCGAACCGCGCTGA
- a CDS encoding mechanosensitive ion channel domain-containing protein — protein sequence MKLFRAIVLVLICAGTVVSTQAIPLLGGAQTKQGAAPTSSSPPAPSPAPEPSDPLGRRTPRGTVLGFLQSAQVGNYKGAADYLQMTKSSRATDGEQLAEQLHKLMDRDFVGNVGKISEQPEGSVQAGIPSDQERIGTFEVNGEQHEVRLVRVQDPQAGMIWLFSREILQKVPALYGDIQESSLESKLPKSLVENRVFTMPLWRWIAFLISLAFSVALAWGTVQLFQLSRRFAIRLRKREPDQHFGTIFVQPFVLLIATVINAICVRAIGFSLLGRHYYSYLFKLAFVFGFTWLASRAINWFSLKMHERAARGRPGASSLILLAQRVLKVLVVTAGFVAALSSLGVDTTAALAGLGIGGIALGLGAQKTLENVFGGISVLADKVIKVGDVCQFGDRTGSVEDVSLRSTRIRTVERTELSIPNGALATMNVENLSRRDKILFKTNFALRHETTPDQLRCVLVGIRQMLYQHPRVETDSARVRFIELSQSSLLLELFCYIVTVDFAEYLAIREDLLLRVMDIVQGAGSGFAYPSQTLYLSKDAGLDRQRSEAAEHTVEEWRETNQLPFPDFPPEEIRAMRNTLEYPPKGSATSPPPKTAPAIRDGGVRRS from the coding sequence ATGAAGCTGTTCAGGGCAATTGTCTTAGTGTTGATCTGCGCGGGAACGGTTGTGTCCACGCAGGCGATACCGTTGCTGGGCGGCGCCCAAACAAAACAGGGGGCAGCCCCAACCTCTTCCTCGCCGCCGGCGCCCTCGCCAGCGCCCGAGCCGAGTGACCCACTCGGCCGTCGAACTCCTCGAGGCACCGTCCTCGGATTCTTGCAGAGTGCACAAGTAGGAAATTACAAGGGAGCGGCTGACTACCTGCAAATGACCAAGAGCAGCCGCGCCACGGATGGCGAACAACTGGCAGAACAATTGCACAAGCTGATGGACCGCGATTTCGTCGGTAATGTGGGCAAAATCAGCGAGCAGCCGGAAGGCTCAGTCCAAGCCGGCATCCCTTCCGACCAAGAACGGATCGGGACGTTCGAAGTCAATGGCGAACAACATGAGGTGCGCCTGGTTCGGGTACAAGATCCGCAGGCAGGGATGATCTGGCTCTTCTCCAGGGAAATTCTGCAGAAGGTGCCCGCCCTTTATGGGGATATCCAGGAGAGCAGTCTGGAAAGCAAGCTGCCGAAGAGCCTGGTAGAGAACCGCGTTTTTACCATGCCGCTGTGGCGATGGATTGCGTTCCTTATCTCCCTGGCATTTTCGGTTGCGCTGGCTTGGGGAACTGTCCAGCTCTTTCAACTATCGCGGCGATTTGCGATACGCCTACGGAAGCGGGAACCTGATCAGCATTTCGGCACCATTTTCGTTCAGCCATTCGTGCTATTGATTGCCACGGTTATCAACGCGATCTGCGTGCGTGCGATCGGCTTTTCCCTGCTGGGACGGCATTACTATTCTTACTTATTCAAGCTAGCCTTCGTCTTTGGCTTTACCTGGCTGGCATCGCGGGCGATTAATTGGTTCAGCTTGAAGATGCATGAACGAGCCGCACGCGGCCGGCCGGGAGCGAGTTCACTAATTCTGCTCGCTCAGCGTGTGCTGAAGGTGCTGGTGGTGACCGCGGGATTTGTAGCTGCTCTCTCTTCCCTGGGAGTGGATACGACTGCCGCCCTGGCGGGCCTCGGTATTGGCGGAATCGCCTTGGGGTTGGGCGCTCAGAAAACGCTGGAGAACGTCTTCGGAGGAATTTCAGTGCTGGCCGACAAAGTGATCAAGGTGGGCGATGTTTGCCAGTTCGGCGATCGCACGGGCAGCGTGGAAGATGTAAGCCTGCGCTCAACTCGTATCCGTACGGTGGAACGCACTGAACTCTCCATACCCAATGGAGCGTTGGCCACCATGAACGTTGAGAATTTGAGCCGGCGTGACAAGATTCTGTTCAAAACCAATTTTGCACTGCGCCATGAAACCACACCTGATCAGCTCCGTTGCGTGCTGGTGGGAATCCGACAGATGTTGTATCAGCATCCGCGGGTGGAAACCGACTCTGCACGGGTCCGCTTCATCGAATTGAGTCAGAGTTCACTGTTGCTGGAACTGTTCTGCTACATCGTGACCGTCGATTTCGCCGAGTACCTCGCGATTCGCGAAGACCTTTTGCTGCGCGTCATGGATATTGTGCAGGGCGCAGGAAGCGGATTCGCCTATCCGTCGCAGACCCTGTACTTGTCGAAGGACGCGGGGCTGGACCGGCAGCGTTCAGAAGCCGCAGAGCATACGGTCGAGGAATGGCGCGAGACCAACCAATTGCCGTTCCCGGATTTTCCGCCCGAGGAGATTCGCGCCATGCGGAATACACTGGAGTATCCCCCGAAAGGCTCTGCCACATCTCCCCCGCCCAAGACAGCTCCCGCGATCAGAGATGGCGGAGTGCGGCGTAGCTAG